From the Hevea brasiliensis isolate MT/VB/25A 57/8 chromosome 13, ASM3005281v1, whole genome shotgun sequence genome, the window ACAAGAGCTGGAGGCACAGTATATTGTGGCAATTGCAAGCAAAAAGGCCATAATGTTAGGGGATGTAAAGCTGCATTGACAGGAGATACACCTTGGCAGAGGAGACAAAGATTAAACAGAGCCAAGAAAATAGTTAGTAATGTCATTTAATAAATGGCTATTAATATTGTTTCCATATGAGTATTTACTTATAATTTTCCTAATATTTATATTACTAAAATATAGGGTGAGCAAAATATCAATGAAGGGCATAATGTGACACAAAGCACATCAACTACAGGATCACCCCCATCAAAGAATGGTCAAAATATGGTTAgacaaattttcattaattatcgTTTTAATTATATTGCTTAATTATGATGTTTACTtatttagcttataattttatgattAGCTAAGGAAAAAACATAGGCTTATGAAGGAATGCACAACATCAGCTTCACAACCAACCACATCTACTATTGATAATGTATAATAGACATTTGTCCCATTTTAGTTACTTAAATTTATAACATCAAATacatttattaatgtttgtgatAAATGTGCAATTATTTCATTTAGAGTAAGGCAAGTTATACTAGGAGCAAGCAATCAAATTCTCAGCTAGTCATAACACACAACAAGGTATTACAAGTTGTCATTTAATTTCTTAATACTTCATAGGAATTGGGCTGTTTGATACATGATGGTATTTGGTTTTCAAATAACAGCAGCCTATGGGTCAATTTATACCACCAAAGCAACAACAGGCGACTTCAACTAATGGACTAATGACAAAGCTCAGACCTTCGCAACCCACCAAGTGTACTTCTTAAGAAGTTCCTATTTCAGCTCCACCATCAAGTTACAAGAATTTCAAGAGAGCATCTGAACTTGCTTCACATATCCCTGAAAATGACTAAAATTTTGTATGGATAGTGACAGTATATTATATCTTGGTGTTTATTTTACATGTTGTTCTATGTTGTATAAACACTAAATAGCTCTATATGGTTTATTTTGAATGGAGAAAATAGTGTTAAATATAGGGCGGATGTGGTGGCTGCTGAATTTTAAGATTTTTGTTTTATAGATGGTTTTTGGTAGAATTCCATGTTGACAGCTTTTATTTTAGGCAAATTAGATGTAAGCAACCAGTTGTAAGCAGTTGATTAATGGATATTGCAGTTTGTTTATCTTTGCCAATAATGAGTTTGCTAATATAGACTGCACTTTAGTTATCTTTGTATTTATTCAGTTCATCAATGGTTATTGGAATGTAGATGAGAATTTGTTGAATATGGTTGTAATTGTTAATCTACtattcagttcataaatgacctAAGAGAAGAATCTTGCAGCAGCTTTATGTCCTAGTCTTTCAAATTTGTAGTCACATATTCATAATGCATTTGGGTCAATTTATACCACCAAAGCAACAACAGGCGACTTCAACTAATGGACTAATGACAAAGCTCAGACCTTCGCAACCCACCAAGTGTACTTCTTAAGAAGTTCCTATTTCAGCTCCACCATCAAGTTACAAGAATTTCAAGAGAGCATCTGAACTTGCTTCACATATCCCTGAAAATGACTAAAATTTTGTATGGATAGTGACAGTATATTATATCTTGGTGTTTATTTTACATGTTGTTCTATGTTGTATAAACACTAAATAGCTCTATATGGTTTATTTTGAATGGAGAAAATAGTGTTAAATATAGGGCGGATGTGGTGGCTGCTGAATTTTAAGATTTTTGTTTTATAGATGGTTTTTGGTAGAATTCCATGTTGACAGCTTTTATTTTAGGCAAATTAGATGTAAGCAACCAGTTGTAAGCAGTTGATTAATGGATATTGCAGTTTGTTTATCTTTGCCAATAATGAGTTTGCTAATATAGACTGCACTTTAGTTATCTTTGTATTTATTCAGTTCATCAATGGTTATTGGAATGTAGATGAGAATTTGTTGAATATGGTTGTAATTGTTAATCTACtattcagttcataaatgacctCAGAGAAGAATCTTGCAGCAGCTTTATGTCCTAGTCTTTCAAATTTGTAGTCACATATTCATAATGCATTTGGGTCAATTTATACCACCAAAGCAACAACAGGCGACTTCAACTAATGGACTAATGACAAAGCTCAGACCTTCGCAACCCACCAAGTGTACTTCTTAAGAAGTTCCTATTTCAGCTCCACCATCAAGTTACAAGAATTTCAAGAGAGCATCTGAACTTGCTTCACATATCCCTGAAAATGACTAAAATTTTGTATGGATAGTGACAGTATATTATATCTTGGTGTTTATTTTACATGTTGTTCTATGTTGTATAAACACTAAATAGCTCTATATGGTTTATTTTGAATGGAGAAAATAGTGTTAAATATAGGGCGGATGTGGTGGCTGCTGAATTTTAAGATTTTTGTTTTATAGATGGTTTTTGGTAGAATTCCATGTTGACAGCTTTTATTTTAGGCAAATTAGATGTAAGCAACCAGTTGTAAGCAGTTGATTAATGGATATTGCAGTTTGTTTATCTTTGCCAATAATGAGTTTGCTAATATAGACTGCACTTTAGTTATCTTTGTATTTATTCAGTTCATCAATGGTTATTGGAATGTAGATGAGAATTTGTGGAATATGGTTGTAATTGTTAATCTACtattcagttcataaatgacctCAGAGAAGAATCTTGCAGCAGCTTTATGTCCTAGTCTTTCAAATTTGTAGTCACATATTCATAATGCATTTGGCCTATTGTGCTTTGTATTTTATGCTTAAAACATCCAGGTGCATTTTTTGTAATGCCAATTTTAAGTAAATCTTGTATAAATCTCGCTCCAACTTGAATTTCTGAAGGTTGTCAAATGAAATTATTCACAAATGAACTCAGTACAACATGGAGAATTGAACTACTGGTTGGTATGCTGCTTGCAATATGGCTTGCCGCAATAATTATGTATTGGAAGATGAAGCCAACAATCTCAGCACAATATGCCAGCACATGCAACCAATTACACAATCTAAGTAAACATATACCATATCAAATGGTTAATTTATTGCATAATCAGAGTACCAATTATATATACTAGTACTAAAAATAGGCAATTACAACTATTACAGATAGAAGGGTAAGCATTGAGCAAAACATGACTTCACTTTGGCATTTACACAAACACCTTACTTGCATAATATCAGTGCTTGAACTCCTAACAAAACCATCAATGCCTCCCACAACCAATCAACCCCCAACCCATCACGGCAGATACAATAATCCACGATCATGTCCTATTTTGGTACACTTCACATTACAGTAACTCTTCACCTAAAACAAGACGAACGCTAAACTGAAACCGATAAAAAAGGTCCTCACCATTGATGGAAACTTGTAACAATTAATTTGCTTCTGTTGGGTAAGCAAAAGCATCAATTGATCATGTGCAATTTTACAATCATTCTCCGAacgattagttttttttttattgtccTTAATCTCTGCCAACAATTCAATCTCCCGAGCTCGACAATCACTAATTTCATCCTCACAATCTGCAATATTCTCATTCATTTGAGCAACAATTCCTTTGCACCTTCTATAAGGTATCTCATCTACCCATCGAAAGAAAGAACATCTCTTCCCATCTGTACTAAATCTTCCACAGCCACGAAATTTTCTGCCTTCATTTCCATCTGTGGTTGCAGTTCTAATAGGTGAAACTGCCCCGCAATGACATAGTTGAACACTGGAGCTTGAAATTTCTCCTCGACTTTGCTCAGATTCTGAGTGGGATGTCATCCTTCAGCTCTGCTTTCACTGTATTCACTAAGTTTTCAACTCAAATTGAGTATCAAAAGGGATATAGGAAAATTGGGTTAAGAGCCATACAAAGAAGATCCAGATGGTTGGgacatattatttttttattctcattattttactttgtattttaattaatgtaattatatttaagtttaaaattaacttaattttgattggttacATAAAGTTTGGTAAGGCTTATTAAAGCTACGTCAGCACTAATTTAACGGGTATTGACATTTTGGACCATTAGCGCTAATGGAGTATACCACACTATACTAATTTGACAAAAATAAAATCACGATCCCTTATGTGTCAAAACGCGAAATCACAGGTGCCTTTTTTATACTTTTTCCTTAAATATAAGATAAAAATAGCTACCCACCTAATGAAATTCAATGcttaattaatcaattagttTATCACTAATTTCAAATCTCAAAGTTTATGCATGCATCAGGATCATGTACCAAATTTTTGCTtccaatttattaattaatttgaagATGGGCAGTGTGACAAATCTTGACGCTGGTTTGGGAAAGGATGAAGAATAAGGAGTATGttaaaaattttacatatttttgtaattatatcagtataattataaaaatagtaaaatttaGAATTTCTTTCAGCCATTATCAGGATAATATTATCGACGATGAGGGAATCGGTGCGGGGCAAAAGAAGGACGGGGGGTGGTGGCTGCCAATATTGTGGCGGATATGCGTCGCCCTCTGTCCATCGCAACTTAAACACGTGTAAGCATTATCTGCCTCCTCCGTGCAGCCCCCCGAGCCTCAGCTTGCACTTGCAGATCCACCTCGTTTTCCCTCTAACCCTTACCACGTTAACTTACGGCGTGTTTAAGTACGTATTTTGAAAaactattattttaaatattgttagaaaaaataatttaaaaaacttatttaattatttaaaaatttttgattaaaaatataattaacttaaaaattagtttttaataacattaagttaatatatttaaaaaaataaaactttcaataaattttaatagtaatGTTAAATAAATCTTTAAACTCACATTTTCTTTTGCACACGCGATTCAAGGGATGGTTTGGATTTtactttcaaataaattttaatttttttaataaattattatttaattattatttttgagttttatttttataataaaaaagaaagagataattttaattatataattcattaattattattaatttattaaatctttattaaataaaaaattattaaaattatattactacatttgatttaatttaaaaaaaaatatatccatAATACTGTTAAAGACACTTTTATTTAATGGCCTCAAATCtttcaaatataataaaaaaataaaaatctaagtattattatttatttttttaatatgagaGTTACAAATAAtactttatttaatatatattaagccTTATTAATAAATTGTAAATATGGAAAAATATATGAGTATAATTCAATTAGAATAGTATACGTATTAAGTTCCATTGGCTTGTGATGATAAATATAATGAAACACAAAGATAAtggttgaaaaattaaaaaaaaaaagaagaaattttctAGCCAAGGCAATGCCATTCACTCCACCAGAACAACATTAATCAATGGCGGAACTAGGGCCCCCCAGCAAGGATTAATACTCTAAGCgtaaataaataaatcttaagaactatattataattatttttatgtgGACTAATGCTATCCCTCCTAACTGaaatcttttattttttaatatacaaGTCTAAttgtttttcaaaattttatattgggccattttgtgatttaaatttataattaaataaatatttttagtccactgaaataataaattataattatctaTATTTATCTATTAcccttaaaaatttaaaatcttaaatctcaaaattcaagtcAATTAAAATAGAATTAACGAGAATTTTGTTgtcccttaaaaaaaaaaaaaaagaaaaaggagaatTTCATTGCCACAAATTTGTAGTGACTTCCT encodes:
- the LOC131172216 gene encoding uncharacterized protein LOC131172216, whose translation is MTSHSESEQSRGEISSSSVQLCHCGAVSPIRTATTDGNEGRKFRGCGRFSTDGKRCSFFRWVDEIPYRRCKGIVAQMNENIADCEDEISDCRAREIELLAEIKDNKKKTNRSENDCKIAHDQLMLLLTQQKQINCYKFPSMVRTFFIGFSLAFVLF